From the genome of Winogradskyella forsetii, one region includes:
- a CDS encoding carbohydrate binding domain-containing protein: MLKALKLMGVFLIAVAISFSVVSCEDDPDFEEVVINSVSPDEIFLGEEVTLEGENFDAVLFVFLNNDQIPFQRDGNTITFTTPTNGGVGDRTITLVMPDGYIVTTDITLVALPFPIIEALSTNAAQAGEEVTIKGTSLDDLQSVTIGDVEASIVSSSATELTITVPSGLPENLPSPIKVVTVGGEAIAAGNFYVGENLLLNGGFEDGAGDDFTNWTKNNGGDGMTATTAEGEAYFGRSLRALAVGGDAWRTQLASDAVSVEVGVEYTLSMWIKAQSGTPGDGGNVRYSTAPDALYSGNYDITTEWQQIEWVFTTNTSPVSAVLDLGVIANAVYFVDNVTLVATGLSGPQPTEILLNGGFEEGEGDEFENWNKNNGADLLTATTNPDEVRSGDRALRAVGFGTDAWRTQLASDAVPTEDGVEYEVSLWIKGEAGTPGDGGSIRMSTGGNGDPQYQGDTTVTTEWQKVVWLLTANSTQTQIVLDLGATENAVYFIDDVSFLAPPE; this comes from the coding sequence ATGTTAAAAGCTCTAAAGTTAATGGGTGTTTTTTTGATTGCTGTCGCAATTAGTTTTTCAGTAGTAAGTTGTGAAGACGATCCTGATTTTGAAGAAGTTGTCATCAACAGTGTCTCGCCAGATGAGATTTTTCTTGGTGAAGAGGTAACACTTGAAGGGGAAAATTTTGATGCAGTTTTATTTGTGTTTTTGAATAATGATCAGATTCCCTTTCAACGTGATGGAAATACTATAACTTTTACAACACCAACTAATGGAGGTGTCGGAGACAGAACAATTACATTGGTAATGCCCGATGGTTATATAGTAACTACAGACATTACATTAGTTGCGCTACCATTCCCAATCATTGAAGCCCTTTCTACCAATGCTGCTCAAGCAGGAGAAGAGGTAACAATTAAAGGAACATCTTTAGACGACCTTCAGTCGGTAACAATTGGGGATGTGGAAGCAAGTATTGTTTCGTCATCAGCTACAGAATTAACAATAACTGTTCCTTCAGGACTTCCGGAAAATTTGCCAAGTCCTATTAAGGTAGTAACTGTTGGTGGAGAAGCAATTGCGGCCGGTAATTTTTATGTAGGCGAAAATCTGCTTCTTAATGGCGGTTTTGAAGATGGTGCAGGTGATGATTTTACCAATTGGACTAAAAATAATGGTGGAGACGGAATGACAGCCACTACAGCAGAAGGCGAAGCTTATTTCGGTAGGTCTCTTCGTGCACTTGCTGTTGGTGGAGACGCTTGGAGAACCCAGTTAGCGAGTGATGCTGTGTCAGTTGAAGTTGGTGTAGAATACACCTTGTCTATGTGGATAAAAGCCCAGTCAGGGACACCAGGAGATGGTGGTAATGTAAGATATTCAACCGCTCCAGATGCACTTTATAGTGGCAACTATGACATTACCACTGAATGGCAACAAATTGAATGGGTATTTACTACTAATACATCACCAGTTAGTGCGGTATTAGATCTTGGTGTTATCGCAAATGCGGTTTATTTTGTTGATAATGTAACATTAGTAGCCACTGGTCTTTCTGGTCCACAGCCCACAGAGATTTTGCTTAACGGTGGATTTGAAGAAGGTGAAGGTGATGAATTTGAAAATTGGAATAAGAACAATGGCGCTGATTTATTGACAGCTACAACTAATCCGGACGAGGTAAGAAGTGGAGATAGAGCACTTAGAGCAGTTGGTTTTGGTACAGACGCCTGGAGAACGCAATTAGCAAGTGATGCTGTACCAACGGAAGATGGTGTAGAATATGAAGTGAGTTTATGGATAAAAGGCGAGGCTGGTACACCAGGTGATGGTGGTAGCATTCGAATGTCAACTGGCGGTAACGGTGACCCACAATATCAAGGTGATACGACTGTGACTACAGAATGGCAGAAGGTTGTGTGGCTATTAACTGCTAACAGTACCCAAACACAAATTGTTTTGGATCTCGGAGCTACTGAAAATGCAGTATATTTTATAGATGATGTAAG
- a CDS encoding RagB/SusD family nutrient uptake outer membrane protein: MIKIRFKNISIAILLIALFAGSCSKDIIQEEPRGVFTPEFFQTELGVQGGLTYLYENLRDIYGFAYFFNMAETGTDEYVPAQSADNNFFDLDLAGQGQLRPETGFSIGRPWGASWPAINTASGIIENAAAVGLDQSLIAEAQFFRAFYYFLMVQSYGGVPLDLGSGELAFNQTAYRTSVRNTVPEVYSRAILPDLVAAVNNLPESPRITGAVTKNVARLYLAKAYLTYGWWLENPNGIPTYPDTPRIDPDGNGPSYYYQQAYNLAVEGIDNPGPYSLLEYFYDVHDGANDRHAEMMLYAERTEASAIYNGAIVTGFGGTDDTNAAVWMATSNYTTISVDGVAAVQREAAQSYGRPWTRMAPPIGVFTETFNDKDIDSRYDGTFVTSYRGNWDKADDPTPSLTAANGLEIEPGDAVVSFLDEYDPSVNYVNGGNIGGGEIPGRSDYVINLNEINRRFYPGLWKLGTYRTDNAGGLGEPNVGVTRPFPIAKYSEFYLVAAEAAVKGASGSYTARQLVNVLRARAGMWRFDNGEQEERIEDNSAAMLSATPAVIDIDYILAERSREFFGEGYRWYDLVRTQKWNEYADTYEIGGDDASDHSPTVTTRTIEPYHYLRPIPQNQIDAMEATAEEKAAFQNPGY, from the coding sequence ATGATAAAGATTAGATTTAAAAACATATCAATAGCAATATTGTTAATTGCATTGTTTGCAGGCTCTTGTTCAAAAGACATAATACAAGAGGAACCACGTGGTGTTTTTACACCGGAATTCTTTCAAACAGAATTAGGGGTTCAAGGAGGACTAACCTATTTATACGAAAATTTACGGGATATCTATGGGTTCGCTTATTTTTTCAACATGGCTGAGACGGGAACGGATGAGTATGTTCCAGCTCAAAGTGCCGATAACAATTTTTTTGACCTAGATCTTGCAGGCCAAGGCCAACTTCGTCCAGAAACTGGTTTTTCAATCGGAAGGCCTTGGGGTGCCAGCTGGCCAGCTATCAATACAGCTAGTGGAATCATAGAAAATGCAGCGGCCGTTGGTCTTGACCAATCGTTAATTGCTGAAGCTCAATTTTTCCGTGCCTTTTACTATTTTTTAATGGTACAAAGTTATGGAGGTGTGCCTTTGGATTTGGGTTCTGGAGAATTAGCATTTAATCAAACCGCTTATAGAACATCAGTACGTAATACCGTTCCTGAAGTTTATAGTCGAGCAATTCTACCAGATTTGGTTGCCGCGGTAAATAATTTGCCTGAGAGCCCAAGAATAACAGGAGCAGTAACTAAGAATGTAGCACGATTGTATTTAGCAAAGGCTTATTTAACATACGGTTGGTGGCTAGAAAATCCTAACGGTATTCCAACTTATCCGGATACACCTAGAATAGATCCTGATGGTAATGGTCCTTCATACTATTATCAACAAGCCTATAATTTAGCTGTTGAGGGTATTGACAACCCTGGACCTTACAGCTTATTAGAGTATTTTTATGATGTCCACGACGGCGCGAACGATCGCCATGCTGAAATGATGTTATATGCAGAACGTACAGAAGCAAGTGCTATTTATAATGGTGCAATTGTAACCGGATTTGGCGGAACAGACGACACTAATGCAGCAGTCTGGATGGCAACCTCAAATTATACTACCATTAGTGTAGATGGTGTTGCAGCGGTACAACGAGAAGCTGCCCAAAGTTATGGGCGTCCATGGACCCGTATGGCCCCTCCTATAGGCGTTTTTACAGAGACTTTTAATGACAAGGACATAGATTCTCGTTACGATGGTACATTTGTAACTAGTTACAGAGGTAACTGGGACAAAGCTGATGATCCTACGCCTAGCTTAACAGCTGCCAATGGTCTTGAAATAGAACCTGGTGATGCCGTAGTATCCTTCTTGGACGAATATGATCCAAGCGTGAATTATGTTAACGGCGGAAATATTGGTGGAGGTGAAATACCAGGTCGATCTGATTATGTGATCAATTTAAACGAAATAAACAGAAGATTCTATCCTGGTTTATGGAAGCTAGGAACTTATCGAACAGATAATGCTGGCGGACTAGGTGAACCAAATGTAGGTGTTACCCGTCCATTCCCTATTGCTAAATATTCAGAATTTTATTTAGTAGCTGCTGAAGCTGCAGTAAAGGGCGCATCGGGAAGCTATACGGCTAGGCAATTGGTAAATGTGCTTCGTGCGCGTGCCGGAATGTGGCGTTTTGACAATGGTGAGCAAGAAGAACGTATTGAAGATAATAGCGCCGCCATGTTAAGCGCAACGCCTGCAGTTATAGATATAGACTATATTCTTGCCGAACGTTCACGAGAGTTTTTCGGAGAAGGTTACCGATGGTACGACCTAGTGAGAACTCAAAAATGGAATGAATATGCAGACACTTATGAAATTGGTGGAGACGATGCTTCAGACCATAGTCCTACTGTGACAACCAGAACCATAGAACCCTATCACTATTTAAGACCAATACCCCAGAACCAGATAGATGCTATGGAAGCGACTGCAGAAGAAAAAGCTGCGTTTCAAAATCCAGGGTATTGA